The following are encoded together in the Borrelia hispanica CRI genome:
- a CDS encoding DUF693 family protein, protein MIHKILKYDFKIEFYNSHLPDNSTIGDSIPEDNPKIVIETYNGIHVDISISDLYSSYKYVASKQAKLTLWNLPLDFTESIKEGDIVKIFYKKFYDAKQYDFIMAGYLGVPMSTDYPSGDFSVDLELHLASKSNFFNRKLENTQFQGMTVEEAIKSTFPNRNIINMSIKDRSTIITESFYAETPKEFVEKITKKYVQSIKTDIGNNNGVECNYIFTNIN, encoded by the coding sequence ATGATACATAAAATACTAAAATACGACTTTAAAATTGAATTTTATAATTCACATTTACCTGACAATTCTACAATAGGTGATTCTATTCCAGAAGATAATCCAAAAATTGTTATTGAGACTTATAATGGAATACATGTAGACATATCGATATCAGATTTGTATTCAAGCTATAAATATGTGGCCTCAAAACAAGCCAAATTAACTCTTTGGAACTTACCTTTAGACTTTACAGAATCAATCAAAGAAGGCGACATCGTCAAAATATTTTATAAGAAGTTTTATGACGCCAAACAATATGACTTTATTATGGCTGGATATTTAGGAGTGCCGATGAGCACTGATTATCCCAGTGGCGACTTTAGTGTTGATTTGGAACTTCATTTAGCCTCAAAGAGTAATTTCTTTAATAGAAAACTTGAAAATACTCAATTTCAAGGTATGACCGTTGAAGAAGCAATTAAATCGACTTTCCCAAATAGAAATATCATTAATATGAGCATAAAAGATCGTTCTACAATAATTACTGAAAGTTTTTATGCAGAAACACCTAAAGAATTTGTCGAAAAAATAACTAAAAAATATGTTCAAAGTATTAAAACAGATATTGGAAATAATAATGGTGTTGAATGTAATTATATATTTACAAATATTAATTT
- a CDS encoding DUF792 family protein has product MNSFQITNLIKEIVTQTLSLFVHDNFIVLFPRLDFKGLGYIPQLFFIKPKNELISITYNTSCSKRPIVNYYTRKAGYVSYNPILNSEIISLNSGVLTSFYKEIIEDMQASIFGSAILQYDSHLVKTQLNNRIEAGVPFTAFSPAFGIKEVVTLTSITLKDTPNIDEVEISLTMEVAKTFTTS; this is encoded by the coding sequence ATGAATTCATTTCAAATTACTAATTTGATCAAAGAAATAGTCACACAAACACTTAGTTTGTTCGTACATGATAATTTTATAGTACTATTCCCAAGACTTGATTTTAAAGGTCTTGGATATATTCCTCAATTATTTTTCATAAAACCTAAAAATGAACTTATAAGCATAACTTACAACACTTCATGTTCAAAACGTCCTATTGTTAACTACTATACTCGCAAAGCAGGATACGTAAGCTATAATCCAATACTAAACAGTGAAATTATTAGCCTAAATTCTGGTGTTCTAACCAGTTTCTATAAGGAAATAATTGAAGATATGCAAGCATCTATTTTTGGCTCTGCAATACTACAATATGATAGCCATTTAGTAAAAACTCAACTCAACAATAGAATTGAAGCTGGAGTACCTTTCACTGCCTTCAGTCCAGCTTTTGGCATAAAAGAAGTAGTGACATTAACTTCTATAACACTTAAAGACACTCCCAATATTGATGAGGTTGAGATAAGTCTTACTATGGAAGTTGCCAAAACTTTTACTACTTCATAA